The segment AAGATCCGACCGTCGAGTGGAAGCAGGGCGATGCGCCCTTCCAGACCGTGGCGACCATCCGAGCGGCCAAACAGGACAGCCTGAGCGAGGACAAGGTCCAGCGGATCAACGAGGAGATGCGCTTCTCGATCTGGACCGGGCTTGCCGCACACCGACCGCTCGGGAACATAAACCGGGCACGCAACGAGACCTACCGACACTCCGCCGACTTTCGCGCCCGCGTGAACGGCTGCCCCTACCACGAGCCTTCTGGCGGTCGTGCCTAACCAGCGAAGGTGGCGTGCGACCCGTGGACGCTCGACGTTGGCAGGTCGGCGTGGAGATTAACGGGGCGCTGGCCGTTCTGAGCGTGATCCTGTCGGCGCATCCAAAGCATTGATGGAGCGGCAGAGTCCACCACGCCACGCAAAAGGTTGCACCGCCAGGAGGCTGACGAATGCCGATGATTACCACTGGCAACCTGAACATGGAGGTGTCGGTTTACGGCGCGGAGCAGGGGCAGCCGTTGCTCCTCATCCACGGCTGGCCGGATGACGCGTCGACATGGGATCAGGTGGCACCCGCGCTGGCCGCGGAAGGGTTCCGCGTCATCGTCCCGACGTTGCGTGGGTTCGGTGCCACGCGCTTCCACAACGACGACGCCCTGCGAACCGGCAACAGTGCGATACTCGCGATCGACATGATCGCGCTGCTCGACGCACTCGGCATCGACCGCTTCATGGTCGCCGGACACGACTGGGGATCAAACACCGCCGAGGCCTTGGCCGTCGGGTGGCCCGATCGAGTAGAGCGGATGGCGATGCTGTCGACCTCGCCCCGGCTTGGCGGCATGCCGACGCCGCCATTCGAGCAGACCCAGCAGCAATGGTATCACTGGTTCATGGCGACCGCGCGCGGGGCGGAGGCGGTACGTGCAGACCGGCGTGGGTTCACCCATCTCCATTGGGTCAACTGGTCGCCGCCGGGATGGTTCGACGAGGCGACGTTCGACCGTGTCGCTCGGTCGTTCGACAATGCCGACTGGGCCGACGTGACACTCCACAGCTATCGCGCGCGCTGGGACGAAGCGGAATCTGATCCACGAAGTGCCTGGTTGGAGGACAAGGTCAAGGCGACCAATACGTTGTCTCTGCCAACGCTCTACATCCACGGCGATGCCGACGGCGTGAACCCGCCCTCGACCGCGAAGGACGTGCAAGCGAAATTCGCCGGGCCGTTCGCGCGCATCACCATGACCAGGGTCGGCCATTTTCCGCAGCGGGAGAACCCGCAAGCGGTGGTGCGCCACCTCCTTACCCTCTTCGCCGGCGACCCTGCCGCGCTCACCGATACAATCGACAGGAGCCTGACCATGAAGAAAGCCGCCCCCTATGCCGCCGGGATCGCCGCCATCGGCCTGATTGCCGCTGCTGCAGCCGGCGTTGCCCACGCGCAAGGGCGCAGCTCGCAGCTGACCCAAGTGGCGCAGTTTGATCATCAGGTTACCGGCATCGCCGTAACTGAGGATGGCCGGCGCTTCGTCAATTTCCCCCGCTGGACCGACGACGCGCCCATCTCGGTTGCCGAGGTGATGAAGGACGGCAGCTTGCGCCCCTATCCCGACGCCAAGTGGAACAGCTGGCGCAACGCCCGCGCCAACGAACTGCCGGTCGGCGACTATTTCGTCTGCGTGCAGTCGATCGTGCCCGATGGCCACGGCAACCTCTGGGTGCTCGATCCCGGTGCCCCCGGAAACGAGAAAATCCTCGAAGGCGCACCCAAGCTCGTCCGCATCGATCTGGCATCGAATACGGTGACGAAGACGATCCTGGTTCCCGGCGACGTGGCGTTGCAGGGCACCTACCTCAACGACATCCGCTTCTCGCCCGACGGCAAGACCGGCTACATCACCGACAGCGGCACGCGCGGCGCGATCATCGTCGTCGACCTGGAAAGCGGCAAGAGCCACCGCGCGCTCGACGGGCACGCCTCGACGCAGATCGACAAGACGGTGAAGGTCACGCTCGACGGCAAGCCGCTCGTCCGCCCCGATGGACGCCAGCCTGCCTTCGCCGCCGATGGCATCGCCATCTCCAAGGACGGCAAGACGCTCTACTACCAGGCGCTGACCGGCAAGACGCTCTATTCGATCGATACTGCCAAGCTGCGGTCAGACGTCAGCGAGGCCGACAGGGCGGCAGCGGTGAAGACGGTCGCGCAGACCCATGTCGCTGACGGCCTGTGGATGAGCAAGGCAGGCGTGCTCTACCTGACGTCGCCGACCGACTATGCGATCAAGCGGCTGAACGGCGAGACCGTCGAGACGGTGCTGACCGACCGCCGCCTGCGCTGGCCCGACACCTTCTCTGAAGGGCGGGACGGGACGATGTACGTCACCGCCAGCCATATCCAGGACACCAACTGGTTCACACCCGGCGCCCCGCCGTCGATCAGGACGCAGTTGTTCTCCTTCGCGCCCGCCAAGTGATCGGACATCCCATGACCTATCTACGCTATTCTCCCGACATCGAAACACGAGAGCCCGACGAACAAGGTCATATCGGGAAAGTGGAAGCCGCTGATCCTAGACTTTTTGCTACGCGGGCCCACCCGCTATGGGGAATTAAAGCGCGCCATCCGCAACGTCAGTGACAAGGTGCTGATCCAGCAACTCAAGGAACTTGAGGCGGACGGCGTCCTGCGCAGGAACGACTACAAGGAAGTGCCTCCGCGGGTCGACTACACGCTGACGGAACTCGGCCAGAGTCTCGCCCGCGCGCTCGAGCCGTTATGCCAGTGGGGCACCGACAATATGGTCGTAATGCAGAAGCTATTCGCTGCGCGTGACGGCTGGGGGCGTGAGCGGATTGAACGGCAGGCCATTGGGCCTGACTCGACAAGCATCGCACCCATCGCTTCTGGATCAGCCTGGCCCGAAGTCGGCCGTTCGCGTCCCTCTTTCCGCTTCCAGGAGCTGGCCAATCGTTCGTCTCTGTGTACCGAGCGCTCCGGGATCAGTCAGCTAGACCGCTCACGCCCTCAATGCTCCGATCAGCGCATCGCGCGCCAAGGCAACGCGGGGGTGGCGCAAGGAAGATTTGGCCCAGACAAGATAGTATGCGTTGGTCGGCACGCCGATAGGCGCTGCAATTTCGACAAGGGTGCAGGCCGTACGTTCGGCCCTGGTGAGATAGCCGGGTAGAACCGTCCAGCCCAATCCCGCGCATAGGCCAGAGCGCAGGACGCGCAAATCCGGCGCGGTCAGGGCCGGAAGCCGCGCTACCTCGATCTGGTTCGCCTCCAGCCAGTTGCGTACCAATGGCCGGTCGAGGTCATAGGCAAGATAAGGCACCGTATTGAGCGCTTCGCTCAACGGCATGTGCGCAATCCGCTCGGCTATGGCGGGTGCGGCCACGGCGCGCAGATCTTCCCTGCCGATCTCCTGATAGGCAAGCTGCGCGTCTTCGGGCTGGGATGCGGTGATGCCAAGGTGCACTTTGTCTTCGAGCAGCATGGCATAAAGCGCATCGCGCCCACCGATATGCAGGCGCAGATCGAGCCCGGAGTCGAGCAGCGGCCCGAGCCTTGGCGTGATCATTTCGCCGAGCAGGTCGGAGGGCGCGGCGATGTGGACCGTCCCCGAAATGCGAACCGACCGCGCCCGTGCCATTGCCAATGCGGCTTCGGCCCGGTCGAGGCTGCCGCCAATCGAGGCGGCGAAATCATCCGCGATCGCCGTGGGACGGACGCCGCGCGAATGGCGGTCGAAGAGCGGATGGCCGAGTTGCGCCTCAAGCGAGGCGATGTGCTGCGACGCCGCCGGCTGCGTGATGCCGAGTGCACGCGCCGCATCGCTCAGCGACCGACGGCGATAGACTTCGATGAACGTACGCATCTGTGGAAGGGACATTGCGGTTCCATAAATCGATTTATGGATGGGGGCCATTCCCCTTGGGTTTGATGATGAGCGATCAGGCCTATCTGATTGAGCATCGACGCGACAGACGGATAATCGAGGCTGCATTCTAACAGGCGCTGGTGCGAGCCATCGCTGCAACGGCATCGTCACTCGTCCCCGATCCGGCACGCAAAGGAGCCAAGCCGATGACACGCATTCTCATGATCGCCACGTCAGCCGACCGCATGACGCCCGGCACCGAGCCGACCGGCGTCTGGCTCGAAGAACTGACCACACCCTACTACGCCTTCCGCGATGCGGGCGCCGACGTGACCTTGGCCTCGATCAAGGGCGGCGCGATCCCGGTCGACCAGCGCAGCGTCAACGCCGATGGCGAGAATGATGCATCGGTCGAGCGCTATCTGAAGGATGAGGCGCTGAAGGCGGAGGTCGCCGACACGCCCGTTTTCACCAGCATCGACATTTCGGGTTACGACGCGGTGTTCCTGCCCGGCGGGCACGGCACGATGTTCGACTATCACGGCAACGAAGACCTTGCGCGGCTGGTCGAGCGGTTCGACCGCGAAGGCAAGATTGTTGCCGCCGTCTGCCACGGTCCCGCCGGACTTGTTTCCGCGAAGAAGCCCGATGGCACGCCGTTCATGGCGGGACGACGGGTTTCCGCCTTCACCGACAGCGAGGAACGCGCCGTGGGCCTCGATCAGGCCGTGCCGTTCCTGCTCGAAACCCGCATGAAGGAGCTGGGCGCGCATCATGAGGGCGGCCCCAATTTCCAGCCCTTCGCTCTGCGCGACGGCAATCTGGTGACCGGACAGAACCCCGCTTCGGCTACGCGCACCGCGGAGCTGGTCATGGAAGCCCTCACGGCAAAGCGG is part of the Sphingomonas sp. genome and harbors:
- a CDS encoding L-dopachrome tautomerase-related protein, which encodes MPMITTGNLNMEVSVYGAEQGQPLLLIHGWPDDASTWDQVAPALAAEGFRVIVPTLRGFGATRFHNDDALRTGNSAILAIDMIALLDALGIDRFMVAGHDWGSNTAEALAVGWPDRVERMAMLSTSPRLGGMPTPPFEQTQQQWYHWFMATARGAEAVRADRRGFTHLHWVNWSPPGWFDEATFDRVARSFDNADWADVTLHSYRARWDEAESDPRSAWLEDKVKATNTLSLPTLYIHGDADGVNPPSTAKDVQAKFAGPFARITMTRVGHFPQRENPQAVVRHLLTLFAGDPAALTDTIDRSLTMKKAAPYAAGIAAIGLIAAAAAGVAHAQGRSSQLTQVAQFDHQVTGIAVTEDGRRFVNFPRWTDDAPISVAEVMKDGSLRPYPDAKWNSWRNARANELPVGDYFVCVQSIVPDGHGNLWVLDPGAPGNEKILEGAPKLVRIDLASNTVTKTILVPGDVALQGTYLNDIRFSPDGKTGYITDSGTRGAIIVVDLESGKSHRALDGHASTQIDKTVKVTLDGKPLVRPDGRQPAFAADGIAISKDGKTLYYQALTGKTLYSIDTAKLRSDVSEADRAAAVKTVAQTHVADGLWMSKAGVLYLTSPTDYAIKRLNGETVETVLTDRRLRWPDTFSEGRDGTMYVTASHIQDTNWFTPGAPPSIRTQLFSFAPAK
- a CDS encoding LysR family transcriptional regulator → MRTFIEVYRRRSLSDAARALGITQPAASQHIASLEAQLGHPLFDRHSRGVRPTAIADDFAASIGGSLDRAEAALAMARARSVRISGTVHIAAPSDLLGEMITPRLGPLLDSGLDLRLHIGGRDALYAMLLEDKVHLGITASQPEDAQLAYQEIGREDLRAVAAPAIAERIAHMPLSEALNTVPYLAYDLDRPLVRNWLEANQIEVARLPALTAPDLRVLRSGLCAGLGWTVLPGYLTRAERTACTLVEIAAPIGVPTNAYYLVWAKSSLRHPRVALARDALIGALRA
- a CDS encoding type 1 glutamine amidotransferase domain-containing protein, with the translated sequence MTRILMIATSADRMTPGTEPTGVWLEELTTPYYAFRDAGADVTLASIKGGAIPVDQRSVNADGENDASVERYLKDEALKAEVADTPVFTSIDISGYDAVFLPGGHGTMFDYHGNEDLARLVERFDREGKIVAAVCHGPAGLVSAKKPDGTPFMAGRRVSAFTDSEERAVGLDQAVPFLLETRMKELGAHHEGGPNFQPFALRDGNLVTGQNPASATRTAELVMEALTAKRA